The Bactrocera dorsalis isolate Fly_Bdor chromosome 2, ASM2337382v1, whole genome shotgun sequence region GTAAAGACCAACAAGAACACGTTTACACGTTTCGTTCGTAAGAGACACATCATCGTTTTTGCTATTTTGCGAGGGAGTACCATCAATCATTTATCAGGGAAGAGACGGAAGAATATAATTTCTGATAACTATTTTGAtaggtaaaacaaaaaataaacactgTTAAAAAGTATCCTTCTGTAAATCAGAGCAGAAATGAGCGTTTAGTACCGCAAAGGATGAGATCAATATCAGGATATCAAAAGATCAGTTGTAGCAATGCAGATATTTAATGTagcatattcatatatttttattaaattacacaATGTAAATTTCGTTGTGGAGATTACGAAATGTGAGTTTAACCGGTATGTTGCATTGACCCTGAATACATATGCCTATCCTAACGACTACTATTAAAAACAGTAAACATACAATAAAGTACCTCCTAAGATAAAATGCTGCTGCGATTTTTATATGTgcccttaatataatattaagatGCAAAGCTGAAAATGCTCGACGTCTATTGTTCAAACGTTCATAATGATTTTAGttgattaataatttatattttaacctCATTCGGATTTGTGAACGCTTTTTTGAATTCTCGTTGTCTTGTAGGGAAGTGTTTCTGTAAGTTATTATGGCCTCTACTAAACCACGGAAGCAGCCAACTGCAATATCACGGATGAGACAGGATTACATGCGATTAAAGCGCGATCCTTTACCTTATATAACTGCCGAACCGTTACCAAACAATATCCTAGAATGGCATTACGTTGTAAAAGGTCCAGCTAACACCCCTTACTACGGCGGATACTACCATGGAACATTACTTTTTCCAAGAGAATTTCCATTTAAACCACCTTCAATTTATATGTTGACACCGAACGGACGATTTAAGACTAACACCCGCCTCTGCCTTAGCATATCAGGTACTTATTCTGTATTGCTTACTTGTAatacacttaatttttttaatttaaagatttcCATCCCGATACATGGAATCCAACGTGGTGTGTCGGCACTATATTGACGGGGTTACTAAGTTTTATGGTAggtttgaattatatattttaatatatacgaATTACTCAAGAAATAATTATACTACACATTGTCGCTGAatgttatgttataaaaaatattttatcatgtacaatatttgtatcattattggaaATAGCCTATTGTACGCAGAAAATAAGTAAATACTAATCTAACGTTTCTTCTTATATAGCTGGAATCAACACCAACTTTAGGTTCAATTGAGACAACGACTTATGAAAAACAGAGCTATGCCAGAAAATCTTTAGAGTACAATTTAAAGGACCCCATTTTTCGAGAATTGTTTCCTGAAGTATGCGAAGAAATAAACAAGTTATTAGAAGATGAAAAACAAAAGCTCGCTCTTTTAAATGGAGAACTTAATAGAAAATCAGTTAACAATGTAATACCAGCcacaaataatgaaaatagctCTAACGGAGCACAACATGTAAAATCAGACGAATGCGAGAACAAACGAAAATCTATTATTAATTGGCCAGGACTATATTCAAATTTGGTGATTGGAATCAGTTTttcgatttttgctttggtagtAAATTATGTAATCAAGAATCTGAACCAGGAATAAAGTTTAGAAAAGCCGTGTTAAAGTTTTCAGCAGCAAACACCAGTTAtatactttgaaaataatttttattggtaaatatttatgttattaatgtatatatgtatatgtttaaaattgtaatataaacCACGCatagaaaatacatacataaatttcatttgtacgataatacaaattttctaaattcaaattatttaagaaacttcatttcttttttatttggaagCTTTTACTAAATTAACAGCAAAAGTATTGCTCTTTATAGCATTACCTTGCAAACAAgtgcattaaaaaatttaaattaattataagttAAAAACAGTGTCCTACCAAAAGAAATATTATCAGTAGGACATAACCAAAGATGAGCATTGAGTGAAAATTAGGCCTAGAAGTTTGCATTCATATTCCACACGACTGCTACCTTGTTGgcttacatttttatacatatgcaaTAATATATAAACTGCACTGAAACTGCCAATATTTTTCACCAGCTCGGTAAACTAAAGAGTTGCAGATATAATTGCTGCAtcgagaattttgaaaattcaccGAAGAGAATAATTGAGGGAAAAAAACAAGTACACTATTTGTAAAGAGGCAAATACGCCAAAAAGACTGCCGGAGGTATTCGGCTACTAATCACCCATGAATAAACTTAAAAACGCGACTGTCCTATTTGATAAAAGGATTGTTAGAGtaacgaaaataattatatgctaCACTATAGTATATCCAATATTACTATACTATATTATATCCAATATTATTCGTCGGTTAATTTTGAccaaagtttgaaaatcttattTTAGGTATATAGAAGATAGTATTGACTCGATTGTATCTATTTTTTCCAATACTACATTTAATTAGAAGGCCACAGGCTATTTTATTAGCTAAGCTAAGCTCCGAAGGTTTCATCAAGGCCATCATTTGACATAAAGTCATGTTAAAAGAGTATGAAAATTGCGAAAGAAATCAATATTCCTTATTCGACGAAATCGCGAATGAATTGCattcaaatttggtattttaaagttgtttttttttttttgcattctgaAATAAGGTaaggtaaatattatttaaacataacCGAAGagactaaatttaatatattgagttAATGGagaaaatcataataaataaatatgaggGTTAGGTCAAGGTCTAGACCAACTCTATATATGTTTATGGCGtctctataaatataattttataattttaaagtaaatttttcaacttaatttcattaaattcattttcaCAAACCTAAACGATTTAATTAGCTGGAAAAATCGGTCGCAGCGGATACTATAGAGCTGGCGGAGCAGAGATAGCGAGCGACCTATGCTAATTCTCGCATCATTCATCtgctaataattatttcaatcgAGAAACCTTTTTTTCTGTGGAAAACTGTATCTTTGTTATTTTTAGCAAAGCTATCTGGGTCgtcttcacagaatttactgagAGCACTTTTATCgcccttggtcggatgaaaCCCGAGTCAACTCCGGttcgtagaaccggctgtcgtgggaattgttCGCAGCTAAAACCGTTTGCTTCAAGAATCGCGCTACCCCGCTCAAATTTTCCAGCGAAAGCAACTGCTTTACCTAATGAGCGCGAAACCTTACCGTCATCACATAGGGAATCCCCAAATAAAGGATCTAAATTTGGAGATTCCGCAAATGGTAAATCAACAAAAGCGGACAATATGAATAGAGCATCTGAAGTCTTTCAATCTCTCCATCGTCGTGAGTAAGCCTTGGACTACTGTTAAGGCTATGTCTAGACCGAAGAGATATGATGATCGAgttgaaattcaattcaatagCCATGCGTCTTcagacccgaagaagtgcgcgtgTTATTTTACCCGGCAATTCACAGGGCAcacttcggtagacaaagccaaACGATGGCTGCATAAGAAAAGACTGTGCAATctttactttcaccgatgaggaggttgcCATCAACAAAGAAAAATCATCTAAATCAATTGCCCCAGATGGAATAAACATGCTGATGCTAAAGTATCTAAGCTCGACGAGAAAAAGTTACCTAATCAATGTCCCCAACCTTTCGATGAACACTCCTCAAATAACCGATTTGTAGAAAATCGGAAGAGTGATTCCACAACTAAAACCTGAGaaactaaacaacaacaaccaagaaAGGGAAATCTTATCGCGAGATAGCTCATAGCGTCATAAGCGCTCAGATAGTTCATCGCCTCGACCACCAACGACTCTGAAGAGGTGCACCATGAACAACCTGAGCGGACGTCAATCATCTGTATTGGTTTGAGGAGAAAATTCCAAACTGAGAATAATTAAATAGGgtgttccgcagggtggtgtcctctcttgtttaacttctacatctcgaaactcaCACAGCCACAAGGGGgtgtttccataacctcgtgtACTGATGATTGTACGATATTGACTTCGAGCAATGCAATCCATGGCATGCGTTCAAAGGTAAACGGTTATCTCTCCGACCTTTGTCGCTTCTTCTCTGTACGGAACTTAACACTCTCCCCCACCAAATctacagcgaccatatttacaaacaggacgaaggagtacagcagtcgatggcgtcaagatTCCGAATGACAATAACCCTTAGATTTTAGGTGTAacttttgatagtctatgcACTTTCACTCTTCATACGACCatgattatcgccaaggtacagagccgtaACAAAATCCTCATCTTGCTAGCCAGGACATGGGGAAAGGACAAAGAattgttgttggcaacttacaaggtaATCGGCCAGCCGGTCCCTAACTACGCCGCATCAATATAGTCGCCTTGATGCAGTGGACGGCAGATGAAGTTTGATacttgtcagaacactgcacctCGGATTACGACAGGATGCCTCCTCatgtctcccattgaacacctACATAGTGAAacgcttatgctcccagttaaagagcataatgaactcctcgcAGATATCACCCCTGAAGCCACCCGCTTGGAGCGGAATCGTCTCCTAGGAACATTAAGAGGTCTTTCCTCATTTACGTCGACGACATTGAACAATTCCTTGGTCCAATCCCGTCAAAACAGCCCGTTTCTTGGGTCTCGCTTTAGATTATGTTGACGACAACCGAGATAACCCTTATCATCCTAATGGGGATTCGATATCCGTtagaactacaacaacaaaaatacgttGTTGGCAACACACATACAATCATCCGGACAGCCCTTAActccgatatggtcgcctgaaTGCAGTGAAACGTAGACGAAGAACAGACATGACATTCAGACTTTGGTCGCAAGAAACATCAGACATGTACTGATTGCTGTTCACAGTGAATCCATTATCACCTTCGTCGACTCTCTCTCAGTAAATCACGTTCTTGGAATCAATCCACCACAAATTTCAGACGACACGCTtacgcagcttcgttctggatactgtagcaggttaaactcctacctaCCCAGAATCattaaactaaacaaaaaaaaacaagaaaaaacgttaacttcggctacgtcgaagctaatatacccttcacaagtgcatttttttgtaactatttgttcagtttgtatagaagctatatgctatagtaatccaatgtgaacatttttttcggagattaccacctcaaatgcgaaagttttccatacaataacttgattccgatcgttcagtttgtatggcagctaatatgttatagtggtccgataccgacaaatgagtagcttcttgaagGGAAAATGACgtatgcaaatttaaaaatgatatcttaaaaactgagggactagttcgtatatatacagactgaCAGACAGACCGacgtggctaaatcgactcagctcaacatactgatcatttatatatgtcttcagagtcttcaatatttcttccatcagcgcctgttgttccatttcaaccctttgtactttgtgtgctggtttacttagtagggaagctgtttcctgtgtgagggcgtgcgaaccgttttttaccctctcaatgtaatccacaggtgcatctgcatttgccaaatgagccagtcgttctatttcagttgcgaactcttgcaatgactcgttcattttctgacccctattttgcagttcgatctggtatatttgtttccggtgctcactgccatatcgtctttctatcgcactcatcaatgcctcatagttgtcccgttcacagtctggaatagtctgaaggatttctgccgcaggccctttcaatgatacaaacaaggacgccactttttCCGCTgtattccagttattggccattgttgtcttttcaaactgaagtttgaaaatttgaaatggaatacttccatcgtcaatcttggattatttgttgatggtgcagggccatgcagttgcagttctcgcatacgattactcagtgtaacatatatatactttttaggtctccaacgcttccttctgggcgTTACATTATATCTCATaccaaatttcctgaagataccGCGTCAAATGTTCatgtataccctgttcagggtataaaaatttattaaattattttcagcagCCTTTTTTCGCACTCCTCACAGAAAACTTCGCGTTATCGCAACAAAAGTGATTGTGTTTGAACACGTATAAACTTTCCTAATTCTATCGATTAAAATGTGACAGCTGACTTACAATCGGTTCATGTAACATCTTTAcaacgaataaaaaaaaacaaagtgttTCTGTTTGTTAttacattaaaattgttttaaagatACAATCGTAGTAAATTTAATATCATATCTTGGGGAGGTAtcttacaaaaatattactatACCCGTTCCAAGAAGCTTGATTTAGTCGTTAGCGGACTATTTAAAACTTGTCAATATCTGATTTTACATTATACACAGTCCAAGTTACAAAAATTCAGTCATCCTAataatagtttaatttatttcacgGTAAGACGCACCATGAGTAGCATGTTCacgatataagtatgtataatacaGTGatgcaagaaatattaaaaaaacataattcacCATGTTAAGCCTATTTGCAATGGATggatttctgttgttgttgaggCAGAAAttattcctgaagtaatttcgaggaatggtgacgagttgacagtccttggccggatcaTAATCCGTGCCTCTTCTGGTACTTGATCCGACCGTCTACCATCGTGAAAACGGATGGATTGATATCTTTTCTGCCCCAGTATAGCAGTAAACTtattttacaatatacatatattcttaagGCTATAAACTTAAAGTGAAAGTATTAGAGACtgttgtatatttaataaaatcgcGGAGAAAGTAGATGTGTTACGTATGAAAACATGTGTACATCTTTTATTTAGtataactatataaatataaaacgcTATTTCGTTACGTACCCGCAGAACGTTCGAACCTCAGCACAAAAAGACGTTAAAATGTGCACATTTATTCTTTTATTCCTTCAGAAGTCATTAAAGGAGgccttttgtttgaaaattcagCGACGATTATGCAATTATATTCGATGAATgttaaacaaatacataactCTGGGAGAGCTGAAAGACTGCAGTAAGCAGGTCGACAAAATGTATTGATTGGGGCAGAAGGTCTATTTAGACACGAGTTAGTTTAGAATATCAATCCGAGCAACTGGCAGCTAGAAGAGCGATAGAAACGCAAGAACCATGGCAGGcggttaaaattattttaggaGAAATGCAGACCAAAAGCTACtatgcaataaaattaagaCGCGGATGTAACTAATTTCCGACAAACACTGTCCGCCATTCACAGTAGAGCCATCGACACCTTCTCTGACTTCCTCTCACTGAATGGCGTACTTGTGTAAAACCActacccattgcagacgaaaaCCTCGAGTTGCcgttgtagcaggttaaactcctaatTATCTAGAATACACCCCgacatattcaatatatttgattGCCCCAATAATCCTACTCATTTCACACCcctctccctttggtccgaccgtcgaaacagcacgtttcttagGCTTACCGTAGGATGACGTCGACAAAAACGTATCTATATTATCCTTATCATCCTGACAGGGATACCATTTCTGGTATCGTGTACCTAGTTACAACAACCTAATTAAAATATAGTACTACTATACTAGTTTACTACTAGTAAAGTGTATAGTTTATTGATATTTGTATCTCAATCAagttctgtttaaaattgttaactatgtatgtatatatttcgatattctagaatataaaataaaaatgtcagtTACAACGAAAGGTCGAAAACAGCCTACTGCTATATCTCGCATGAAGCAAGACTATATGCGGCTGAAACGTGATCCCCTGCCATATATAACAGCTGAACCACTGCCAAATAATATACTTGAGTGGCATTACGTAGTAAAAGGCCCCGCTAATACACCTTATTATGGTGGTTACTATCATGGTACTTTAGTCTTCCCTCGTGAATTTCCGTTCAAGCCGCCATCAATTTACATGCTTACTCCAAATGGCCGCTTCAAAACGAATACACGATTATGTTTAAGCATATCAGGTAATTTAATAGACAAGTGAACTAAGTCAGTATTGTACACAATTTATAATTGCAGATTTCCATCCAGATACCTGGAACCCAACTTGGTGTGTTGGCACCATACTCACTGGTCTACTAAGTTTCATggtattatttacattattctgtttaaatatgtataatttactcatgaattttaaaaataatttcagttgGAGACAACACCAACCCTTGGATCCATAGAGTCAACTCAATACGAAAAGCAACAATACGCAAAAAAATCGCTTGCTTACAACCTAAAAAATCAACACTTTCGCGACTTGTTCCCAGAAATTTGTGAGGAAATTAACAAACGAATAGAAGACGAACAAAAATCTGTTACTAAGTCGACTGCAATGTCAAATGGATCAAGTAGAGGAAATAACAGTAACAATGAATTGCCCAATGGTGATATTTGTGGTTTAGAAAGTATTGTTGATAATCCACAACTTAGGGGAGCTGGAGCAAACAGTACAGGGAACTCTTTAATTAATTGGCAttcaatttattcaaatttaataattttaattagttttgcaATATTTGCACTAATGGTAAACTATGTGATCAAGAATATAAATCAAGAAtagaattatacaaaatatatattgttcTCCCTTATgaatagataaatataaatataacactGAATTTCATTCCTCTACAATATAAAacattatttgtatatacatattatcgTATCTTTAACCAATAATATTGTATCATAAAAATACAGCgctagtatataaataaaaaaatttatttgtaaatataagcacTTTGAAAAGTTATTTGTGCTAAGAAGTCataattacacatacatattcgccaatcaaagaaataaaatcggattaatttcgtatataaaatgaatattaattGTTGGAAATCTTCAAGAATTTGTGCAGTAATTTCTAAATGACAAATTTAGTTAGTTTTGTCAATGTTTTTGTTCAGTAAGGTTAGCCATTTCGTCAGGTCACGTTTCACTTTGGTATAACGCTTTGAAATTGTTCAAGTTCTccgaaaaattcacaaattcacGTTTGCTGAAAAATTATCTCAGATGAtgctcatttctggcttaatgacTTCGTcagcaaacaaaattgtcgctatTAGGGTAAGTCTTCCGAAATCAGTCAGGAAATGCCGTTACATCGTGGACGTTCTCTATTTGCGTGCATCTCTTCATGTTTCACGTCTAAATATGGACACATTGCGTGCAAAGTTTGGTATCTcgataatttcgaaaaatggcTCAGTCAGATGGTCAGTCAGTCAGAAATTCTGCACCGGCTCATCGAAAATTGGcatcaatgtacatatatattatacgtaGATATGCAAACGGAGACGTGCTGAACTTTTGGACGACATTTTGATGAAATCGGaaatggcataaaattatctgcaTAAAAAAAGCGGATGCCATTTCGACAAACTTTGAGTGTTTATTTCATTGTATCATCTTGTCGTTCTTgtcatatatgaaaaatatcaaaaaacccACCTACTAGAAGTATTGAAAGCTTTTGCGTCCCGACTAAGATTTATCACTAGAGTACCACCGTGGTAATCAACTGAGCGTACGTAACCGGCTTAGCTGTAAATTCAAGTAAGACTGAAAAGGTTTTATTTACCAGAAAGATTAAAATCCTGGATATTTCTTTCTCCTTCGTTTTCCTTGCCCCAAGAATCTTCCTCTTAACCTAATCTAGTAATTAAATAGTATAATTAACAAGAATcacgattttcatattttactcCCATATTTCATCCACTTGTAGGACGAACAACCAACGTTTCATGTCAAAGTGGATTTAGTGGGTGGgtagtcgattccattgcctgGCGTTAATAACGTACAATCATCAGCGTACAACAATATCAGCGGAGAAGACACTACAATGCTTAACCGcttgtttaattcttcttaaCCTAGAGTTTTGTTATCGAAACAGTACGGATGACTGCCGCCTGCTCAGATAGTCTACCTCCACAATGAAATGAACAGCCCTGAAAGGAGCATGGATTGTTtgaggtttgttagaaaaacggaaatcattatacatacatatgtagcatatGGCAGTTGGGAGTACTATCGGCCCGATGTTACTATTTTTACCAATACTACATACTACTTGTATTAACGTGCCTCATACTAATGAAATGTTCACTGAGATTTCTGgggctaagagaagtattgaccgattcaacccatttttgacacacaaacCTACATACCATTGCCAGGAAAGCATTATCCCTGAACTTCAATTACACATTGGATGATATTTGCGGAAAAAAGATAGCCATAGGCTCTTGGATCTATGTTTCCGGTAACTGGGTATCTGAATAtgatttgcacaatttttatttataagtagtACATTTCAAAGGTACAATtattgcaaagttttatctcgaTACATTGCTTGCTTCTCAATTTGTATATCAAAAGTGAAAGAACAGGTGGAATTTagaattgtgttatatgggaagcaAGAGTGGTGATTATTCGATCTCCGTCATTTTAGCACTGTAATAGAGGAATGCCTATATCATCGTATATACCACATATACTTGATTGAAATTCGTCGGGTAGGTCtggagatatgtgatttcacctaaaattaGGCAGTATCACGTTCACCGTCTCAATTTGTCATCTGGTAGTATAAAGCCCTATTGTGCCATCCTGGATGTAAGCTTTAATGTCTCTGTATCGCAATTTTGGTAGTTTTTTGTTaccatccgatttcatccattttcacactgtcgcaAGAGGAGTCAAAATGATTTATTCTTATATTGAATGGTTTgcgagatatatgtacatatgtatacattaagCCTATTAGGAGGGAAGTCACGCacacttttataaatttttcaaatcaggGCACTACTGATGCGTTGtacaaaattacaattttgtaACTTAATTTTCGGCTTGGTTATAAAAACTTCTAGGTTTTAGATTAAAAGCGTTTTATAGGCGTAGAAGTATTTCGATTACGCTCATCTATCAACTAGTCCTCCCAATTCTACGAAGGAACACGTACACTTTCACGGACAGCAGGACGGACAGACattctgcatatatgtatgcatctatctcgattaattttaaatggtacaaacaaccgttagttcGACAAAACTAGTACCTGTAGCAGTATAATAGAGCGataaatctataaatatatgCCAGAAACATACAATTTTGCATTCTTGATCGTAGAAGAGGGCGCTATAGAGCCGCTGCCAAAACTTgatgatgggcgtggcaccgacAACATTTACGTGAAAATACATGTGCATATCGGGACTTgctcaaccgatttcaaccaaatttgatatGTGGCCTTATTCTAATCTTTCTAGGCTGCAATGCGAAGACTACAACCAGGCCTACTTAGGGgtcatccataaattacgtcacacgaatttaaagactttttaacccctccccccgttgttgtcacaagttgtcacattttgaactaacCCTCCCCCCtgtcgtgacgtcacacattttccaatttgatggatttatcaaaaaataaaaaaaaaataggttattctattttttcttatatttattgaataatctttaatataATCAAcattagttaaatattaaagtgcagagacaacgaatgactagtcaagaaataatagatacttaattatgctaattaaaaatacaaaacttaatcatcttgCGTCCATGGACTATTgactttatatcatttattactggtaaatcaagcacttcattttcgttctgaatttggatgtcaggaacatctttcgtatcaacatcgtcttcttccatccataaag contains the following coding sequences:
- the LOC105233768 gene encoding ubiquitin-conjugating enzyme E2 J2, producing MSVTTKGRKQPTAISRMKQDYMRLKRDPLPYITAEPLPNNILEWHYVVKGPANTPYYGGYYHGTLVFPREFPFKPPSIYMLTPNGRFKTNTRLCLSISDFHPDTWNPTWCVGTILTGLLSFMLETTPTLGSIESTQYEKQQYAKKSLAYNLKNQHFRDLFPEICEEINKRIEDEQKSVTKSTAMSNGSSRGNNSNNELPNGDICGLESIVDNPQLRGAGANSTGNSLINWHSIYSNLIILISFAIFALMVNYVIKNINQE
- the LOC105233769 gene encoding ubiquitin-conjugating enzyme E2 J2 produces the protein MASTKPRKQPTAISRMRQDYMRLKRDPLPYITAEPLPNNILEWHYVVKGPANTPYYGGYYHGTLLFPREFPFKPPSIYMLTPNGRFKTNTRLCLSISDFHPDTWNPTWCVGTILTGLLSFMLESTPTLGSIETTTYEKQSYARKSLEYNLKDPIFRELFPEVCEEINKLLEDEKQKLALLNGELNRKSVNNVIPATNNENSSNGAQHVKSDECENKRKSIINWPGLYSNLVIGISFSIFALVVNYVIKNLNQE